The candidate division WOR-3 bacterium genome has a window encoding:
- a CDS encoding CoA-transferase: protein MGNKTIEIVEEGIGELIQKPDVEEFRKFVREKKRRALVEKVMDEKEAVSQFIKDGDYIGVELYGTVRAPLSIIREIVRQGKKDLRLAGQGLLEIDYLLAADLVTAMDVTYIGYEVLGLSPIFRRAAENGKVKIVEWSNAAMAWRFKAAAMGVPFIPIRSMLGSDTFKYSAAKVIKCPFTGIKLCLLPALILDVGIIHVHKADKYGNCVIEGISGFAFEMARASKRLIISTEEIVSTDEIRRYPEKTIIPYFLTDAVVYAPFGSHPGEMVYLYERDEEHLKMFLRMCETEEGTKKYMDEYVYSVKNHKEYLEKIGIEKLMKLKYEKMGR, encoded by the coding sequence ATGGGAAATAAAACAATTGAAATTGTAGAAGAGGGAATTGGTGAATTAATACAAAAACCGGATGTGGAGGAATTTAGGAAATTTGTAAGAGAGAAAAAAAGGAGAGCTTTAGTTGAAAAAGTAATGGATGAGAAGGAGGCTGTTAGTCAATTTATAAAAGATGGAGATTATATAGGAGTTGAACTTTATGGAACTGTCAGAGCTCCCCTTTCAATAATAAGGGAAATTGTAAGACAGGGGAAAAAGGATTTGCGTCTTGCAGGTCAGGGATTACTTGAAATAGATTACCTTTTGGCAGCAGATCTTGTAACTGCAATGGATGTAACATATATAGGTTATGAAGTATTAGGTTTATCACCTATATTCCGAAGGGCTGCTGAAAATGGAAAAGTAAAAATTGTTGAATGGTCTAATGCTGCAATGGCCTGGAGATTTAAAGCTGCTGCTATGGGTGTTCCCTTTATCCCTATTAGAAGTATGCTTGGCAGTGATACCTTCAAATATTCAGCAGCAAAAGTAATAAAGTGTCCTTTTACAGGTATAAAGTTATGTCTATTACCTGCATTAATTCTTGATGTGGGAATTATACATGTTCATAAGGCTGATAAATATGGTAACTGTGTTATAGAAGGTATTTCTGGATTTGCCTTTGAAATGGCAAGAGCTTCAAAAAGGCTCATAATAAGCACAGAAGAGATTGTTTCAACTGACGAAATAAGAAGGTATCCAGAAAAAACAATCATTCCCTATTTTCTTACTGATGCTGTTGTTTATGCCCCTTTTGGTTCCCATCCAGGTGAGATGGTTTATTTATATGAAAGGGATGAAGAACATTTAAAGATGTTTTTAAGGATGTGCGAAACAGAGGAAGGGACAAAAAAATATATGGATGAGTATGTATATTCTGTTAAAAATCATAAGGAATACCTTGAAAAAATTGGAATTGAAAAATTGATGAAATTAAAATATGAAAAAATGGGGAGGTAA
- the amrS gene encoding AmmeMemoRadiSam system radical SAM enzyme, whose translation MIKVKVRFYEELSDYLPLDLRKREFEIEIEEGKKVRDILKIFGIKEREVHLILVNGENSFLDREIKEGDRVSFYPIFETIDISPIKIINEKRVKESIYEFRGDYTICLVCERRCKLKRGDVGFCKTRMNVEGKVYTLIYGDISSICVNPIEKKPFFHFYPGTKALTASSWSCNFLCPWCQNYEISKAPYNIGKGKFISPEKFIDLMEKFKCEGTSISFNEPTLLLEYSLDLFKLAKKKNYYNTFVSNGYMTEKALNLLIDSGLDAINFDIKGNREFVKRYCGADLEKIWRNIKIAKEKGLWVEIITLVIEGYNDREEDIREIARRIRDEIGEDIPYHLTRYFPAYKFDAPPTSVKRLEILRDIAKEEGLYYVYIGNVPGHRYENTYCHKCGTLLIKRYIFDIIENRIINGKCFNCGENIRGFFKILES comes from the coding sequence ATGATAAAAGTAAAGGTAAGGTTTTATGAAGAGTTAAGTGATTATCTTCCTTTGGATTTAAGAAAAAGAGAGTTTGAAATTGAAATAGAAGAAGGGAAAAAGGTAAGGGATATTTTAAAAATTTTTGGAATAAAAGAAAGAGAGGTTCACCTTATTCTTGTAAATGGTGAAAATTCTTTTTTAGATAGGGAAATAAAAGAAGGTGATAGAGTTTCTTTCTATCCAATTTTTGAGACAATTGATATAAGTCCAATTAAGATAATTAATGAAAAGAGGGTGAAAGAAAGCATATACGAATTTAGAGGTGATTATACGATATGCCTTGTTTGTGAAAGGAGATGTAAATTGAAAAGGGGAGATGTTGGTTTCTGTAAAACAAGAATGAATGTTGAAGGTAAAGTATATACACTTATTTATGGTGATATTTCTTCTATATGTGTAAATCCAATTGAAAAGAAGCCCTTCTTTCATTTTTACCCTGGAACAAAAGCCTTAACAGCTTCATCCTGGTCTTGTAATTTTTTATGTCCCTGGTGTCAGAATTATGAGATAAGTAAGGCTCCATATAATATCGGAAAAGGTAAATTTATTTCTCCAGAAAAATTTATTGATTTAATGGAAAAATTTAAATGTGAAGGGACAAGTATTTCTTTCAATGAACCAACTCTTTTACTTGAGTATTCTCTTGATTTGTTTAAGCTTGCAAAAAAGAAAAATTATTACAATACTTTTGTTTCAAATGGTTATATGACAGAAAAAGCTTTAAATTTGCTTATAGATTCAGGTCTTGATGCTATTAACTTTGATATAAAGGGTAACAGAGAATTTGTTAAAAGATACTGTGGTGCTGATTTAGAAAAGATCTGGAGAAATATAAAAATTGCAAAAGAAAAGGGGCTCTGGGTTGAAATTATAACCCTTGTTATAGAAGGCTATAATGACAGGGAAGAGGATATAAGGGAAATTGCAAGGAGAATAAGAGACGAAATAGGAGAAGATATTCCTTATCATTTAACAAGATATTTCCCTGCTTATAAATTTGATGCACCGCCAACATCCGTAAAAAGGCTTGAAATTTTAAGGGATATAGCAAAGGAGGAAGGTCTTTATTATGTTTATATAGGTAATGTTCCAGGTCATAGATACGAAAATACTTATTGTCATAAATGTGGAACTTTGTTGATAAAAAGGTATATTTTTGATATTATTGAAAACAGGATCATAAATGGAAAGTGTTTTAATTGCGGTGAAAATATCAGAGGTTTTTTTAAAATTCTTGAAAGTTAA
- a CDS encoding indolepyruvate oxidoreductase subunit beta: MEKKEFNIIICGVGGQGILLASEILALTAMESGFDIKKSEVHGMSQRGGSVFSHVRIGEKVYSPIIEKGKGDILLSFEKAETLRWVHYLKRDEPLIIMSDLEIIPPLVSLGLTSYPKDVEKKLKSISSKLFIIPAKKISEELKDIRVLNIFFLGFLSNFLPFEIKTWEEIIKSKVPENKLEINLATFKKGREFLNNF, encoded by the coding sequence ATGGAAAAGAAAGAATTCAATATAATAATATGCGGTGTCGGAGGTCAGGGAATTTTACTTGCTTCTGAGATACTTGCTCTTACAGCAATGGAATCTGGATTCGATATTAAAAAAAGTGAAGTCCATGGAATGTCTCAAAGAGGAGGAAGTGTATTCTCTCATGTAAGGATTGGGGAAAAAGTTTATTCACCAATTATTGAAAAGGGCAAAGGAGATATCTTACTTTCCTTTGAAAAAGCTGAAACCTTAAGATGGGTTCATTATTTAAAAAGGGATGAACCCTTAATAATAATGAGTGATTTAGAAATTATACCACCACTTGTTTCTCTTGGGCTTACAAGTTATCCAAAGGATGTTGAAAAAAAACTTAAAAGTATTTCTTCCAAACTTTTCATAATTCCTGCAAAAAAAATATCAGAAGAACTTAAAGATATAAGAGTATTAAATATATTTTTTCTCGGGTTTCTTTCCAATTTTTTACCCTTTGAAATAAAAACATGGGAAGAAATAATTAAAAGTAAAGTTCCAGAAAACAAACTTGAAATAAATTTAGCTACCTTTAAAAAGGGTAGAGAGTTTTTAAATAACTTTTAG
- a CDS encoding peptidylprolyl isomerase: MIKILILFFSQIPVYSDRIIAIVDKKPILESELKEMVDFFKILKPEIEKEEEENLRKKILEQLIENELILYEAKKDTTIKVTQEEVESFIENEIKRIKEELGDSIFKEELKKEGLNEEKLRVKYREQVERNLYIQKYISKYIAPKINITPTELENFYKKYIDSIPELPEGFELSHIFIAIRPSEKIIENARKRADEVFKELKSGSDFGYIALKYSDDKATAVNGGDIGFIQRGTFPPEIEEKIFSYKKGEIIEPIQGDLGFFIFQVVDKKEDKIRLRQIVIATLPSKEDTLRAKEKAKEAFLFAKEKGFEEAVKKYSEDPLTKDRKGYLGFVPIDRLREEVRSSLLKAENGEILGPFYLDFGYHIFKRISYNKGGKPSFDEVKFMMQNLLFQKKVQELLKKKASEIKNKVYVEIFY, translated from the coding sequence ATGATAAAAATTTTAATATTATTTTTTTCTCAGATTCCAGTTTATAGTGACCGAATAATAGCAATTGTTGATAAAAAGCCAATTCTTGAAAGTGAACTTAAAGAGATGGTTGATTTTTTCAAAATTTTAAAACCTGAAATTGAAAAGGAGGAAGAAGAAAATTTAAGAAAAAAAATTTTAGAACAGTTAATAGAAAATGAATTAATTCTTTATGAAGCCAAAAAGGATACTACAATAAAGGTTACCCAGGAAGAAGTTGAAAGTTTTATAGAAAATGAAATCAAAAGAATAAAAGAGGAGTTGGGAGACTCTATTTTTAAAGAGGAACTGAAAAAAGAGGGATTAAATGAAGAAAAGTTAAGGGTAAAATACAGAGAACAGGTTGAAAGAAATCTTTATATTCAGAAATATATATCAAAATATATAGCACCAAAAATCAATATAACTCCTACTGAACTTGAAAATTTTTATAAAAAATACATAGACTCAATTCCTGAACTTCCTGAAGGATTTGAACTTTCCCATATATTTATTGCGATAAGACCTTCTGAAAAAATTATTGAGAATGCCAGAAAAAGAGCAGATGAAGTTTTTAAGGAACTTAAATCCGGAAGTGATTTTGGCTATATTGCTTTAAAATACTCTGATGATAAAGCAACTGCTGTAAATGGAGGAGATATAGGTTTTATTCAAAGGGGAACTTTTCCACCTGAAATAGAAGAAAAAATATTTTCCTATAAAAAGGGAGAAATAATAGAACCAATTCAGGGTGACCTTGGATTTTTCATCTTTCAGGTTGTTGATAAAAAAGAAGATAAAATCAGGTTAAGACAGATTGTTATTGCTACCCTGCCATCTAAGGAAGATACATTAAGAGCAAAAGAAAAAGCAAAAGAGGCATTTTTATTTGCAAAAGAAAAGGGATTTGAGGAGGCAGTAAAAAAATATTCAGAAGACCCTTTAACAAAAGATAGAAAGGGTTACCTTGGATTTGTTCCCATAGATAGATTAAGGGAAGAGGTAAGAAGCTCCCTTTTAAAGGCTGAAAATGGTGAAATTTTAGGACCCTTTTATCTTGATTTTGGTTATCATATTTTTAAAAGAATTTCCTATAACAAAGGAGGAAAACCTTCCTTTGATGAAGTAAAATTCATGATGCAGAATCTTTTATTTCAAAAGAAAGTTCAGGAATTACTGAAAAAGAAGGCATCTGAAATAAAAAATAAGGTTTATGTTGAAATATTTTATTAA
- a CDS encoding S4 domain-containing protein, with translation MRIDKLIQILKFIKSRNYANLACRKGYVYANGKIVKASYRVKKGDKIKIDLVDRCIEFEVLDLPQKNFKKEELENFIRIINYTYKKNA, from the coding sequence TTGCGAATAGATAAGTTAATACAGATTTTAAAATTTATAAAGAGCAGAAATTATGCAAATTTAGCTTGTAGAAAGGGTTATGTTTATGCTAATGGAAAAATTGTAAAGGCTTCTTATAGAGTAAAAAAAGGGGATAAAATCAAAATAGATTTAGTTGATAGATGCATTGAATTTGAAGTGCTTGATTTACCACAGAAAAATTTTAAAAAAGAGGAACTTGAAAATTTCATAAGAATCATAAATTACACTTATAAAAAGAATGCATAA
- the infC gene encoding translation initiation factor IF-3, whose product MGRKWYPRGPVARDREPYRINEEIKVKEIKVVDENGKFLGVMPTREALELAYEKGLDLVEIVPTDNPPLCKILDYGKFKYEMKKKKKHTKTAEEKEISFRPSTSEHDLQLKIKKMREFIETGHKVKVRLFFKGREIVLVDTQGKAIMEKFFEKVKDFAEPEGEIKKVGDRQIVVIMKPKKK is encoded by the coding sequence ATGGGAAGAAAATGGTATCCAAGAGGTCCGGTTGCAAGAGATAGAGAGCCTTATAGGATAAATGAAGAAATAAAGGTAAAAGAGATAAAGGTTGTTGATGAGAATGGAAAGTTTTTAGGGGTAATGCCGACAAGGGAAGCTCTTGAACTTGCTTATGAAAAGGGTCTTGACCTTGTTGAGATAGTTCCAACAGACAATCCACCACTTTGTAAAATACTTGATTATGGAAAATTCAAATATGAAATGAAAAAAAAGAAGAAACATACAAAAACTGCAGAAGAAAAAGAGATTTCATTCAGACCATCCACAAGTGAACATGATCTTCAGCTTAAAATTAAGAAGATGCGAGAATTTATAGAAACTGGTCATAAGGTAAAGGTTAGGTTATTTTTTAAGGGGAGGGAGATAGTTTTAGTTGATACTCAGGGTAAGGCAATAATGGAAAAGTTCTTTGAAAAAGTAAAGGATTTTGCAGAACCTGAGGGGGAAATTAAAAAAGTGGGAGATAGGCAAATTGTTGTTATAATGAAACCAAAAAAGAAATAA
- a CDS encoding acetyl-CoA C-acetyltransferase: MKEIFIVSAVRTPVGKILGNLSSFSATDLGGMVIKEAVKRANIPKEKIDEVIMGCVLPAGLGQAPARIAAIKAGLNPEIPSFTINKVCGSGLKAIMLGVQAIKAGDIEIAVCGGMESMTNAPHLTYLRAGIKYGEAKLIDHMVYDGLWCSFNDKHMGNLAEYTAKKAGIKREEQDKFAYESHMKAVKAHKEGKFKEEILPISIKTKEGEKIIDRDESVREDTSLEKLAALKPVFEKDGTVTAGNAPGLNDGAACVIVASEKMVKELNLKPLARVISYSSNFVEPKDLFFAPIGAIKKLTEKSGLKNPNDFDLMEINEAFAAQILADIKALDLDINKINVHGGAIAIGHPIGASGARILVTLIYALKHYNKKKGFAALCLGGGGAVGLSIEIV, from the coding sequence ATGAAAGAAATCTTTATTGTTTCAGCTGTTAGAACACCAGTAGGAAAAATACTCGGTAATTTATCTTCTTTTTCTGCAACAGACCTTGGGGGTATGGTAATTAAAGAAGCAGTTAAAAGGGCAAATATTCCAAAGGAAAAAATTGATGAAGTTATAATGGGCTGTGTATTACCAGCAGGGCTCGGACAAGCACCCGCAAGAATAGCAGCAATAAAAGCTGGTTTAAACCCAGAAATTCCCTCCTTTACCATCAATAAAGTATGTGGTTCAGGTCTCAAAGCTATTATGCTTGGAGTTCAAGCAATAAAAGCAGGTGATATAGAAATTGCTGTATGTGGCGGGATGGAATCAATGACAAATGCACCTCATCTTACTTATTTGAGGGCAGGAATAAAATATGGAGAAGCTAAATTAATTGATCATATGGTTTATGATGGATTATGGTGTTCTTTTAATGACAAGCATATGGGTAATCTTGCTGAATATACTGCAAAAAAGGCAGGAATAAAAAGAGAAGAACAGGATAAATTTGCCTATGAAAGCCACATGAAAGCTGTAAAAGCTCATAAGGAAGGCAAATTTAAAGAAGAAATTTTACCAATAAGTATTAAAACAAAGGAAGGTGAAAAGATAATAGATAGGGATGAATCTGTAAGAGAGGATACTTCCCTTGAAAAACTTGCTGCTTTAAAGCCTGTTTTTGAAAAGGATGGAACAGTCACAGCTGGTAATGCACCTGGTCTAAATGATGGTGCTGCCTGTGTTATAGTAGCTTCAGAAAAAATGGTAAAGGAATTAAATTTAAAACCTCTTGCAAGGGTAATTAGCTATTCTTCAAATTTTGTTGAACCAAAAGATTTATTTTTTGCTCCAATAGGAGCTATTAAAAAATTAACTGAAAAATCTGGATTAAAAAATCCCAATGACTTTGATTTGATGGAGATTAATGAGGCTTTTGCAGCTCAAATTCTTGCTGATATAAAAGCCCTTGATCTTGATATAAATAAAATAAATGTTCATGGAGGAGCCATTGCAATAGGACATCCAATAGGAGCTTCGGGAGCAAGAATTCTTGTGACTCTCATTTATGCTCTCAAACATTATAATAAAAAGAAGGGATTTGCCGCTTTATGTCTCGGAGGCGGTGGTGCTGTTGGGTTATCAATTGAAATAGTTTAA
- a CDS encoding CoA-transferase yields the protein MKYSKTELMICVAARLMEDYSTCFIGTGIPMLAASLAQKLHAPHIIPIFEFGGIGANLKKLPRAVGEGRTFYRALAATGICDIMESAQRGFIDYGFLGGAQIDPYGNLNTTVIGDYSRPKVRLPGSGGGNDVGSLCWRTIIIMKHEKKRFVEKVDFITTPGYLGGKGKREESGLPEGTGPYRVVTDLALLDFDEETKRMRVISLHPGVMLEEVKENTGFELLVKEPLEVTPEPTEEELRILREEVDKERYYI from the coding sequence ATGAAATATTCAAAAACTGAACTTATGATTTGTGTTGCAGCAAGGTTAATGGAAGATTACTCTACATGTTTTATAGGAACAGGTATTCCGATGCTTGCAGCTTCTTTAGCTCAAAAACTTCATGCTCCCCATATTATTCCAATATTTGAATTTGGAGGAATTGGGGCTAACTTAAAAAAATTACCAAGAGCAGTTGGTGAGGGAAGAACTTTTTATAGAGCACTTGCAGCAACTGGAATTTGTGATATTATGGAATCTGCTCAAAGGGGTTTTATTGATTATGGGTTTTTAGGTGGTGCTCAAATTGATCCTTACGGAAATTTAAACACAACGGTTATAGGAGATTATTCAAGACCAAAGGTAAGATTGCCCGGTAGTGGAGGAGGAAATGATGTAGGTTCCCTTTGCTGGAGAACAATTATTATAATGAAACATGAAAAAAAGAGATTTGTTGAAAAAGTTGATTTTATAACAACCCCCGGATATTTAGGAGGAAAAGGAAAAAGAGAGGAAAGTGGTTTACCAGAAGGAACAGGTCCTTATAGAGTTGTGACAGATTTAGCTCTTCTTGATTTTGATGAAGAAACAAAGAGAATGCGTGTTATTTCTCTTCATCCAGGTGTTATGCTTGAAGAGGTTAAAGAAAATACAGGTTTTGAACTCCTTGTAAAGGAACCCCTTGAGGTGACACCTGAGCCAACTGAGGAGGAACTTAGAATATTAAGAGAGGAAGTGGATAAAGAAAGATATTACATTTGA
- the pruA gene encoding L-glutamate gamma-semialdehyde dehydrogenase encodes MNFNVKPFKNEPFTDFTKKENIEIFQNEIKKIESEFGKKYPLIIGGEKIYTKETFKSINPSKKDEVIGEFSIAEKEHIEKALEVAWKAFEEWKRIPAKERASILLRAAYLLRKRKHEFSATMVLEVGKNYAEADADTAEAIDYLEFYAREAVRYGEFQPLTPFEGEIPEYFYIPLGVGVVIPPWNFPLAITLGMTTAAIVTGNCVILKPSSDAPLIAYKFVELMYEAGLPKGVLNFLTGSGSKVGDPLVAHPKTRFIAFTGSREVGSYIYELASKVQPGQKWLKRVIAEMGGKDAIIIDSEADLLDAVKWTIVSAFGFQGQKCSACSRLIVHQDVYDKVIEMLKEETKKIKIGPAKENYFMGPVINESSEKKILSYIEIGKKEGKLLTGGKKADLEEGFYIEPTIFYDVDENARIAQEEIFGPLLSVIKAKDFDDAIRIANNSDYGLTGSVFSLNRKNIIKAKEEFFVGNLYINRKCTGALVDVHPFGGFNMSGTDSKAGGRDYLLLFLQGKSVSERISF; translated from the coding sequence ATGAATTTTAATGTTAAACCCTTTAAAAACGAACCTTTTACCGATTTTACTAAAAAGGAAAATATTGAAATTTTTCAAAATGAAATTAAAAAAATAGAATCAGAATTTGGAAAAAAATATCCATTAATAATCGGAGGAGAGAAAATTTATACAAAAGAAACATTTAAAAGTATAAATCCTTCTAAAAAAGACGAAGTAATTGGAGAATTTTCAATTGCTGAAAAGGAACACATTGAAAAGGCACTTGAAGTTGCCTGGAAAGCTTTTGAAGAATGGAAAAGAATTCCTGCAAAAGAAAGGGCAAGCATTCTTTTGAGGGCTGCTTATCTTTTAAGAAAAAGGAAACACGAATTTTCTGCTACGATGGTTCTTGAAGTAGGAAAAAATTATGCTGAAGCAGATGCTGATACAGCAGAAGCTATAGATTATCTTGAATTCTATGCAAGAGAGGCTGTAAGGTACGGAGAATTTCAGCCTTTAACACCTTTTGAGGGTGAAATTCCAGAATATTTTTATATTCCCCTTGGTGTTGGAGTAGTAATTCCGCCTTGGAATTTTCCCCTTGCTATTACTCTTGGAATGACAACTGCTGCAATTGTTACAGGTAATTGTGTTATTTTGAAGCCTTCTTCTGATGCACCTTTAATTGCCTATAAATTTGTAGAACTCATGTATGAAGCAGGTCTCCCGAAAGGTGTTCTCAATTTCCTTACTGGTTCAGGTTCTAAGGTGGGTGACCCTCTTGTTGCTCATCCTAAAACCAGGTTTATTGCCTTTACAGGTTCAAGGGAGGTGGGCTCTTATATTTATGAACTTGCTTCAAAGGTTCAGCCGGGTCAGAAGTGGTTAAAGAGGGTAATAGCAGAAATGGGAGGTAAGGATGCAATAATTATTGATAGTGAAGCAGATCTTCTCGATGCAGTAAAATGGACCATTGTTTCAGCCTTTGGTTTTCAAGGTCAAAAGTGTTCTGCCTGTTCAAGACTTATAGTTCATCAGGATGTTTATGATAAGGTTATTGAAATGCTTAAAGAGGAAACAAAAAAGATAAAGATAGGTCCAGCAAAGGAAAATTACTTTATGGGACCTGTTATAAATGAGTCCTCTGAGAAAAAGATACTTAGTTACATTGAGATAGGAAAAAAGGAAGGTAAATTGTTAACTGGGGGTAAAAAAGCAGATTTAGAGGAAGGTTTTTACATAGAGCCAACAATATTTTATGATGTTGATGAAAATGCAAGGATAGCTCAGGAGGAAATTTTCGGTCCTCTTCTTTCTGTTATAAAAGCAAAGGATTTTGACGATGCTATAAGGATTGCAAACAACTCTGATTATGGATTAACAGGTTCAGTTTTCTCTTTAAATAGAAAGAACATAATAAAGGCAAAGGAAGAGTTTTTTGTTGGTAATTTATATATTAACAGAAAATGCACAGGTGCTCTTGTTGATGTTCATCCCTTTGGTGGATTTAATATGTCAGGAACGGATTCAAAGGCAGGTGGAAGGGATTATCTATTACTTTTCTTACAGGGAAAAAGTGTTTCAGAAAGGATTAGCTTTTAA
- the thrS gene encoding threonine--tRNA ligase, protein MEKIERGNKKILDEKIIRENKGKRIIDFVKDENFLAAIVDGNPKDLSYIIKGTEKEIKLVDFEHPLGRETFWHTSSHVMAQAVKELFPFAKLTIGPPIENGFHYDFFMGDKTFTPEDLEKIEKRAKEIIERDLKVERIEIKKEEALKIFKERGEDFKIELINEIKDDIVSCYKQGDFIDLCTGPHLVRTGLIKSFKILSSSSSYWRKNEKGPVLQRIYGISFPQEELLKDYLNKIEEAKKRDHRKLGKELSLFISSEDVGAGLILWLPKGAFIRREIENFLFREHLKRGYLPVYTPHVGKSKLWEISGHLNFYRENMYPEMEFSEEGSYFIKPMNCPFHIQIYKNELRSYRDLPLRLFEFGTVYRYERSGVLHGLTRVRGFTQDDAHIFCTPYQVEDEIKGVIDFALFVLSKFGFKDYKVYISTRPEQYVGTPQMWDLATESLIKAAKEASLKFEIAEGEGAFYGPKIDILIRDAIGREWQCTTIQFDFNLPQRFDLTFRDSDGKDKKPYMIHRALLGSFERFFGVLIEQYEGNFPLWLSPEQVRILPLSEKIFDYARKIEDILKKEGLRCKIDYENEKIGYKIRKAEIEKVPYILVVGKKEEENKTVSVRKHGEGELGSMSIEEFISRIKGELENS, encoded by the coding sequence ATGGAAAAGATTGAGAGAGGAAATAAAAAAATTTTAGATGAAAAAATAATAAGAGAAAATAAAGGAAAGAGAATTATTGATTTTGTTAAAGATGAAAATTTTCTTGCTGCTATAGTTGACGGAAATCCAAAGGATTTAAGTTACATAATTAAAGGGACTGAAAAAGAGATAAAACTTGTTGATTTTGAACACCCTTTAGGAAGAGAGACTTTTTGGCACACTTCTTCGCATGTGATGGCTCAGGCAGTTAAGGAACTTTTTCCTTTTGCAAAATTAACAATAGGACCTCCCATTGAGAATGGATTTCACTATGATTTTTTTATGGGTGACAAAACCTTTACTCCAGAAGACCTTGAAAAGATTGAAAAAAGAGCAAAAGAAATCATTGAGAGAGATTTAAAAGTCGAGAGAATTGAAATAAAAAAGGAAGAGGCTCTTAAAATTTTTAAAGAAAGAGGTGAGGATTTTAAGATTGAGCTTATAAATGAAATCAAAGATGATATAGTGAGTTGTTATAAACAGGGTGATTTTATTGATTTATGTACAGGTCCACATCTTGTAAGGACTGGTCTTATTAAGTCCTTTAAAATTCTTTCCTCTTCATCCTCTTACTGGAGAAAAAATGAAAAAGGTCCGGTTCTTCAAAGAATTTACGGGATTTCTTTTCCTCAAGAAGAGCTTTTAAAGGATTATTTAAATAAAATTGAAGAAGCAAAAAAAAGGGATCATAGAAAACTGGGAAAAGAACTTTCGCTTTTTATTTCTTCAGAGGATGTTGGGGCAGGTCTTATTTTATGGCTTCCAAAAGGTGCATTTATAAGGAGAGAAATAGAAAATTTTCTTTTTAGAGAACATTTAAAAAGAGGTTATCTTCCTGTTTATACTCCTCATGTTGGTAAAAGTAAATTATGGGAAATATCAGGGCATCTTAATTTTTATAGAGAGAACATGTATCCTGAAATGGAATTTTCTGAAGAGGGTTCTTATTTTATAAAACCGATGAACTGTCCCTTTCATATTCAGATTTATAAAAATGAATTAAGGAGTTACAGAGATTTACCCCTTAGATTGTTTGAGTTTGGAACAGTTTATAGATATGAAAGAAGTGGTGTTTTACATGGTTTAACAAGGGTAAGAGGATTTACTCAAGATGATGCCCATATATTCTGTACACCCTATCAAGTTGAAGATGAAATAAAAGGAGTCATTGATTTTGCCTTATTTGTTCTTTCAAAGTTTGGTTTTAAGGATTATAAGGTTTATATTTCCACAAGACCTGAGCAGTATGTGGGAACACCCCAGATGTGGGATTTGGCGACAGAATCTCTTATAAAAGCAGCAAAAGAAGCTTCTCTTAAATTTGAGATTGCAGAAGGTGAAGGTGCTTTTTATGGCCCGAAAATTGATATTTTAATAAGGGATGCTATAGGAAGAGAATGGCAATGTACAACAATTCAATTTGATTTCAATTTACCTCAAAGATTTGATTTAACTTTTAGAGATAGTGATGGAAAGGATAAAAAACCCTATATGATACACAGGGCACTACTTGGTTCCTTTGAAAGATTTTTTGGTGTTTTAATTGAACAATATGAGGGAAATTTCCCTTTATGGCTTTCTCCTGAGCAGGTAAGAATTTTACCTTTAAGTGAAAAAATCTTTGATTATGCAAGAAAAATTGAAGATATTTTAAAAAAAGAGGGTTTAAGGTGTAAAATTGATTATGAAAATGAAAAAATTGGATATAAAATCAGAAAGGCAGAAATTGAAAAAGTTCCATATATTCTTGTTGTTGGAAAAAAAGAAGAGGAGAATAAAACAGTGTCAGTCAGAAAACATGGGGAAGGGGAGTTGGGTTCAATGAGTATTGAAGAATTTATTTCAAGAATCAAAGGAGAACTTGAAAATAGTTAG